From the genome of Deinococcus sp. JMULE3, one region includes:
- a CDS encoding ParB N-terminal domain-containing protein: MSIFDQAKHDVERARFLGDVRDLLSILRRQPNELLPFDWVRHLSPDGEHQRGLETIEVDHIIGSVDRYREFDRHYLPKEAHLDERWIGVRAAQLQGKELPPIQVYKVGDLYFVKDGNHRVSVARRQGQKYIDAYVIELHVTVPPEEGDTLKDLIIKGEYAQFLKATNLDTLVPNHHPIRFTTPGRYEKLLEHIRTRQYFLDRKPDRAGLPPVTWEEAVESWYRRLYCRIVENLDLHDVMSRFPGRTEADLYLWIMDHRYFLTQKYGHDVGSEEATMDFRAQHSPPLYKRLGQRMKLVLRGKINPAM; encoded by the coding sequence ATGTCCATCTTCGATCAGGCCAAACACGACGTCGAACGCGCCCGTTTTCTCGGGGACGTGCGTGACCTCCTGTCCATCCTGCGGCGGCAGCCGAACGAACTGCTGCCCTTCGACTGGGTGCGTCACCTCTCCCCGGACGGCGAGCACCAGCGCGGCCTGGAGACCATCGAGGTCGACCACATCATCGGGTCGGTGGACCGCTACCGCGAGTTCGACCGGCACTACCTGCCGAAGGAAGCGCACCTGGACGAACGCTGGATCGGCGTGCGCGCCGCGCAGCTGCAGGGCAAGGAACTGCCGCCCATCCAGGTGTACAAGGTCGGGGACCTGTACTTCGTCAAGGACGGCAACCACCGCGTGTCCGTCGCGCGGCGCCAGGGGCAGAAGTACATCGACGCGTACGTGATCGAACTGCACGTGACCGTCCCGCCCGAGGAAGGCGACACCCTGAAGGACCTGATCATCAAGGGCGAGTACGCGCAGTTCCTGAAGGCCACGAACCTCGACACGCTCGTGCCGAACCACCACCCGATCCGCTTCACCACGCCGGGCCGTTACGAGAAACTGCTGGAGCACATCCGCACCCGGCAGTACTTCCTGGACCGCAAACCCGACCGGGCGGGCCTGCCGCCCGTCACGTGGGAGGAGGCGGTGGAGAGCTGGTACCGCCGCCTGTACTGCCGGATCGTGGAGAACCTCGACCTGCACGACGTGATGTCCCGCTTCCCCGGCCGGACCGAGGCCGATCTGTACCTGTGGATCATGGATCACCGCTACTTCCTGACGCAGAAGTACGGGCACGACGTGGGCAGCGAGGAGGCCACCATGGACTTCCGCGCGCAGCACTCCCCGCCGCTGTACAAGCGGCTGGGGCAGCGCATGAAGCTCGTGCTGCGCGGCAAGATCAACCCCGCGATGTAG
- a CDS encoding VWD domain-containing protein has translation MMNTRKGLGVVVGGLVTLALLGAAGAQGVVAQGMMAQGTVNPLQPVLNPNVLRAVLGPQLLVLPEDGAVTLVWPGDARAAGYDVYRDGQKLTAQPLMPGKAGGPMSFRVKGLKNGLRYDFRVVALGEAKLAASLSPVPASGGPLVCARYPVQGTDMGARSQNVRVGGAATVTVNGVTLAASGGGLYQGTLAAPVAVGAPLNLLTRVGECLVFASDVVPEAPALTAPAAGSSLAASAVLPVAWTSASNPQRFVVSATWVTGGAGHAWRSGDLPGSARSFSIPAGALPAGQTVKVRVYAYNDGTFVGSFTPDSRMAIRNGNEAGRDVTVQAAAPNPPAVSWGDPHLITLDQTAMEFQAVGEFDLTQSVTDDFRVQARQRPWGSSTVVSVNTAVATRMNGQKVGVYAGMIPALRIGEAGVRTNVPAGGLDLGGGHRVTQSGNVYTLEFPGGERLAITNNGAYLDARLSLPDARRGRVRGVWGNFDGVTTNDLTTRGGAALSSPVTPADLYGTFGNSWRVPGAAESLFVYDAGERFGGFDDPAFPSAPAVVPAGAAAVAEATCRAAGVTDPLLLDRCVTDVALTGNPRFAASSADTQPARDQVRLALPDLTVTAFSAVYSGTCVSGAPLVNARVTVRNVGAAPSPARSDVGLAQVVDTRDETLAAGYRGNGVGLPALAPGESVTVTIPVYYPATQPATAPGAHTYAARVNFGAYFPEGSSANNRFTTTQTVTVPAGDCR, from the coding sequence ATGATGAACACGCGCAAGGGGCTGGGGGTCGTGGTGGGTGGGCTGGTCACACTGGCGTTGCTGGGCGCGGCGGGCGCGCAGGGTGTTGTGGCGCAGGGCATGATGGCGCAGGGGACGGTGAATCCGCTGCAGCCGGTGCTGAATCCGAACGTGCTGCGCGCCGTGCTGGGACCGCAACTGCTGGTGCTGCCGGAGGACGGCGCGGTGACGCTGGTGTGGCCCGGTGACGCGCGGGCGGCCGGGTACGACGTGTACCGGGATGGGCAGAAGTTGACGGCGCAGCCGCTGATGCCCGGCAAGGCGGGCGGGCCGATGTCGTTCCGCGTGAAGGGCCTGAAGAACGGGCTGCGGTACGACTTCCGGGTGGTGGCGCTGGGCGAGGCGAAACTGGCGGCGTCCCTGTCGCCGGTGCCTGCGTCCGGGGGGCCGCTGGTGTGCGCGCGGTACCCGGTGCAGGGCACGGACATGGGCGCGCGGTCGCAGAACGTGCGGGTGGGCGGCGCGGCGACCGTGACCGTGAACGGCGTGACCCTCGCCGCGTCGGGTGGCGGGCTGTACCAGGGCACCCTCGCGGCGCCCGTGGCGGTGGGTGCGCCGCTGAACCTGCTGACGCGGGTGGGGGAGTGTCTGGTGTTCGCGTCGGACGTCGTGCCGGAAGCGCCTGCCCTGACCGCCCCGGCGGCGGGCAGCAGCCTCGCGGCGTCGGCGGTCCTGCCGGTGGCGTGGACGTCCGCCAGCAACCCGCAGCGGTTCGTGGTGTCCGCCACCTGGGTGACGGGCGGGGCGGGGCACGCGTGGCGGTCCGGGGACCTGCCGGGCTCGGCGCGCAGCTTCAGCATCCCCGCGGGCGCGCTCCCGGCGGGGCAGACCGTGAAGGTCCGGGTGTACGCGTACAACGACGGGACGTTCGTGGGGAGCTTCACGCCGGACTCGCGCATGGCGATCCGCAACGGGAACGAGGCCGGGCGGGACGTGACGGTGCAGGCCGCCGCGCCGAACCCCCCGGCGGTCAGCTGGGGCGACCCGCACCTGATCACGCTGGACCAGACGGCCATGGAATTCCAGGCGGTCGGTGAGTTCGACCTGACCCAGAGCGTCACGGACGACTTCCGCGTGCAGGCCCGCCAGCGCCCCTGGGGGAGCAGCACGGTCGTCAGCGTGAACACGGCGGTCGCCACCCGCATGAACGGGCAGAAGGTCGGCGTGTACGCCGGGATGATCCCCGCGCTGCGCATCGGCGAGGCGGGCGTGCGCACGAACGTGCCCGCCGGGGGCCTGGACCTGGGCGGCGGGCACCGCGTCACCCAGAGCGGGAACGTGTACACCCTGGAGTTCCCCGGCGGGGAGCGGCTGGCGATCACGAACAATGGCGCGTACCTGGACGCCCGCCTGTCCCTCCCGGACGCCCGGCGCGGGCGGGTGCGGGGCGTGTGGGGGAACTTCGACGGCGTGACCACCAACGACCTGACCACGCGGGGCGGCGCGGCCCTGAGCAGCCCCGTGACGCCCGCCGACCTGTACGGGACGTTCGGGAACTCGTGGCGGGTGCCGGGCGCCGCCGAGTCCCTGTTCGTGTACGACGCCGGTGAACGCTTCGGGGGCTTCGACGATCCGGCCTTCCCGTCCGCGCCGGCGGTCGTCCCGGCGGGCGCCGCCGCGGTGGCCGAGGCGACCTGCCGCGCGGCGGGGGTCACCGACCCGCTGCTGCTGGACCGCTGCGTGACCGACGTGGCCCTGACCGGCAACCCCCGCTTCGCGGCGAGCAGCGCCGACACGCAACCCGCCCGTGATCAGGTGCGCCTCGCCCTGCCGGACCTGACCGTCACCGCCTTCAGCGCCGTGTACAGCGGCACTTGCGTCAGCGGCGCGCCCCTCGTGAATGCCCGCGTCACCGTCCGGAACGTCGGCGCGGCCCCCAGCCCCGCCCGCAGCGACGTGGGCCTAGCGCAGGTCGTGGACACCCGCGACGAGACCCTGGCCGCCGGGTACCGCGGCAATGGCGTGGGCCTCCCCGCCCTGGCCCCCGGCGAGAGCGTCACCGTGACCATCCCCGTGTACTACCCTGCCACGCAGCCCGCCACGGCCCCCGGCGCGCACACCTACGCCGCCCGCGTGAACTTCGGCGCGTACTTCCCCGAAGGCAGCAGCGCGAACAACCGCTTCACGACCACCCAGACCGTGACCGTGCCCGCCGGGGACTGCCGCTGA
- a CDS encoding alpha/beta fold hydrolase has translation MRRASLLLPLLGALSFPVAAQDAALDDLNAQVATTLNRVPAARIVRPGVTVPGTPAELNASVTVRYGPAKPAAVLLLMPGYLGGAGSFDRLARQLVNVDPTLAVWTVDRRSNLLEDHAPLLGGNAAALAKIVQGGLPTLSPDRVAFMKDWGLDTTLRDWRAAVLEARTLTPNVFIGGHSMGGTLSGLYATYDFSGTRGARDVRGLIMLDGLPGLMSGKPLTKDQYEQSAMNPLGPLPGLNNLTRSPYVDAMYFGPGLAVRAAAQARLAALQPDATAPTNGFTTFPATNLAAAMTRLDQRYAMLPFLAINAGHATNATDAPYLLNRVLGAKDTHWITGATDPARPVGWGSQAGQVTDARDFVRRYLTPQSDYAEWYFPNRLTLDLAAARTDTTGTPFEKTLPVGSARDLTLPVLGIAAEQGVVTEAQFREYAAGTRAPLTTRTLKGAAHLDITTASSDQVARWILDWLRPLRRA, from the coding sequence ATGCGCCGCGCCTCCCTCCTCCTCCCACTGCTCGGGGCCCTGAGCTTCCCGGTGGCCGCCCAGGACGCCGCCCTGGACGACCTGAACGCCCAGGTCGCGACCACCCTGAACCGCGTGCCCGCCGCGCGGATCGTGCGGCCCGGCGTGACCGTACCCGGCACGCCCGCCGAGCTGAATGCCAGCGTCACCGTCCGCTACGGCCCCGCCAAACCCGCCGCCGTGCTGCTGCTGATGCCCGGCTACCTGGGCGGCGCCGGCAGCTTCGACCGGCTGGCGCGGCAACTCGTGAACGTCGACCCCACCCTGGCCGTGTGGACCGTGGACCGCCGCTCGAATCTGCTGGAAGACCACGCGCCGCTGCTCGGCGGGAACGCCGCCGCCCTGGCGAAGATCGTGCAGGGCGGCCTGCCCACCCTGAGCCCCGACCGGGTGGCGTTCATGAAGGACTGGGGCCTGGACACCACCCTGCGTGACTGGCGCGCCGCCGTACTGGAAGCCCGCACCCTGACCCCGAACGTGTTCATCGGCGGGCACTCCATGGGCGGCACCCTGAGCGGCCTGTACGCCACGTACGACTTCAGCGGCACGCGCGGCGCGCGGGACGTGCGCGGCCTGATCATGCTCGACGGCCTGCCCGGCCTGATGAGCGGCAAACCCCTCACGAAGGACCAGTACGAGCAGAGCGCCATGAACCCCCTCGGCCCCCTGCCCGGACTGAACAACCTGACCCGCAGCCCCTACGTGGACGCCATGTACTTCGGCCCCGGGCTGGCCGTCCGCGCCGCCGCGCAGGCCCGGCTGGCCGCGCTGCAACCCGACGCGACCGCGCCGACGAACGGCTTCACGACCTTCCCCGCCACGAACCTCGCCGCCGCCATGACCCGACTCGATCAACGCTACGCCATGCTGCCCTTCCTGGCGATCAACGCCGGGCACGCCACGAACGCCACCGACGCCCCGTACCTCCTGAACCGCGTGCTGGGCGCAAAAGACACCCACTGGATCACGGGTGCGACCGATCCCGCCCGCCCGGTCGGCTGGGGCAGTCAGGCCGGTCAGGTCACCGACGCGCGCGACTTCGTGCGCCGCTACCTGACCCCGCAGAGCGACTACGCCGAGTGGTACTTCCCGAACCGCCTGACGCTGGACCTGGCCGCCGCGCGGACCGATACCACCGGCACGCCCTTCGAGAAGACCCTGCCGGTCGGCAGCGCCCGCGACCTGACCCTGCCCGTCCTGGGTATCGCCGCCGAGCAGGGCGTCGTCACCGAGGCTCAGTTCCGCGAGTACGCCGCCGGAACCCGCGCGCCCCTGACGACCCGCACCCTGAAGGGCGCCGCGCACCTGGATATCACGACCGCCAGCAGCGATCAGGTGGCCCGCTGGATCCTGGACTGGCTGCGCCCCCTGCGCCGCGCGTAG
- a CDS encoding acetamidase/formamidase family protein, which produces MTRYHLTLDALHTVWDHALPPALTVASGDTVTLDTLDASGGGVARRVASGELSAPDDLRALILADARDPLSGPRGHPLTGPLFVDGAQPGDALRIEILDVRTAAWGWTGCRPDGIGLLDAALAAEGLRPHTHLWDLRAGTHADFRPGIRVPLAPFPGVIGVAPAAPGPHPTAPPRHVGGNMDVRQLVAGSTLWLPVEVPGALLSAGDLHAAQGDGEVSGTGIETSGQLTLRVHVERDAGITTPEFTTPTGGGQSRQWHATTGHHPDLMDAARIALRATLRRLQARGLSLEDAYVLASACVDLKISQIVDAPHYTVSAFLPLDIFLEG; this is translated from the coding sequence ATGACCCGCTACCACCTGACGCTGGACGCCCTGCACACCGTCTGGGACCACGCCCTGCCGCCCGCCCTGACCGTCGCCAGCGGTGACACCGTCACGCTGGACACCCTGGACGCCTCGGGTGGCGGCGTGGCCCGCCGGGTCGCCAGCGGTGAACTGAGCGCCCCGGACGACCTGCGCGCCCTGATCCTCGCGGACGCCCGCGACCCCCTGAGCGGCCCGCGCGGCCACCCGCTGACCGGCCCGCTGTTCGTGGACGGCGCGCAGCCCGGCGACGCCCTGCGCATAGAGATCCTGGACGTCCGCACCGCCGCGTGGGGCTGGACCGGCTGCCGCCCGGACGGCATCGGCCTGCTCGACGCGGCGCTGGCCGCCGAGGGCCTGCGGCCCCACACGCACCTGTGGGACCTGCGCGCCGGAACGCACGCGGACTTCCGCCCCGGCATCCGCGTGCCGCTCGCCCCGTTCCCCGGCGTGATCGGCGTCGCGCCCGCCGCGCCGGGCCCGCACCCCACCGCGCCGCCCCGGCACGTCGGCGGGAACATGGACGTCCGGCAGCTCGTGGCGGGCAGCACCCTCTGGCTGCCGGTCGAGGTCCCCGGCGCGCTGCTGTCCGCCGGGGACCTGCACGCCGCGCAGGGCGACGGCGAGGTCAGCGGCACCGGCATCGAAACCAGCGGCCAGCTGACCCTGCGCGTCCACGTCGAGAGGGACGCCGGGATCACCACCCCGGAATTCACCACCCCCACCGGCGGCGGCCAGAGCCGCCAGTGGCACGCCACCACCGGCCACCACCCCGACCTGATGGACGCCGCCCGCATCGCCCTGCGCGCCACCCTGCGCCGACTGCAAGCGCGCGGCCTGAGCCTGGAAGACGCCTACGTCCTCGCCAGCGCCTGCGTGGACCTGAAGATCAGTCAGATCGTCGACGCCCCCCACTACACCGTCAGCGCGTTCCTGCCCCTGGACATCTTCTTGGAGGGCTGA
- a CDS encoding leucyl aminopeptidase family protein has product MPLVNFMDAADLTLSFVTPDGGRPTRDLDGGEVRLIARTEDGDQVVALAPANPAEAQELGGALIRLARELKATRVRVPASGHAAALAAAALSAGWRDARYRRSAPEEVQLFVDGLSAGEQARIEALSAGLTLARELVSAPANVLNPATLAREARTLEAHGVDVDVWDGDDITARGMNLLAAVAAGSATGPRLIRATIPARGEVHTVVALVGKGITFDTGGYSIKPAAGMVNMKSDMGGAAAVLGAVRALAALRDLIPEGVEVRAYVAAAENMVGPDAMRPGDVYRAANGLHVEITNTDAEGRLVLADTLTVACEEGATELVDLATLTGVKVSALGNDIAALFSSDAALTARLKAAAQDAGEHVWELPLHQPYLKTYRKGTVADLKNSDMQPAGASIKAALFLGQFVTRPWAHLDIAGNATREEHATGWGVGTLVEYVLAR; this is encoded by the coding sequence ATGCCCCTGGTCAACTTCATGGACGCCGCCGACCTCACCCTGTCGTTCGTCACGCCGGACGGGGGCCGCCCGACCCGCGACCTGGACGGGGGAGAGGTCCGCCTGATCGCCCGCACCGAGGACGGCGATCAGGTCGTGGCGCTCGCCCCCGCCAACCCGGCCGAGGCGCAGGAACTCGGCGGCGCCCTGATCCGCCTGGCGCGCGAACTGAAAGCCACCCGCGTGCGCGTTCCCGCCAGCGGGCACGCCGCCGCGCTGGCCGCCGCCGCACTGAGCGCCGGGTGGCGCGACGCCCGCTACCGCCGCAGCGCCCCGGAGGAGGTGCAGCTGTTCGTGGACGGCCTGAGCGCTGGCGAGCAGGCCCGCATCGAGGCGCTGAGCGCGGGCCTGACCCTCGCACGTGAACTCGTGAGTGCCCCCGCGAACGTCCTGAACCCCGCGACCCTGGCCCGCGAGGCCCGCACCCTGGAAGCGCACGGCGTGGACGTGGACGTCTGGGACGGGGACGACATCACGGCGCGCGGCATGAACCTCCTGGCCGCCGTCGCGGCGGGTAGCGCGACGGGGCCGCGCCTGATCCGCGCGACCATTCCCGCGCGGGGCGAGGTGCACACGGTCGTCGCGCTCGTCGGGAAGGGCATCACCTTCGACACCGGCGGGTACTCCATCAAGCCCGCCGCAGGCATGGTGAACATGAAGAGCGACATGGGCGGCGCGGCCGCCGTGCTGGGCGCCGTGCGCGCCCTGGCCGCCCTGCGCGACCTGATCCCCGAGGGCGTCGAGGTCCGCGCCTACGTCGCCGCCGCCGAGAACATGGTCGGCCCGGACGCCATGCGCCCCGGCGACGTGTACCGCGCCGCCAACGGCCTGCACGTGGAGATCACGAACACCGACGCCGAGGGCCGCCTCGTGCTGGCCGACACGCTGACCGTCGCCTGCGAGGAAGGCGCGACCGAACTCGTGGACCTCGCCACGCTGACCGGCGTGAAGGTCAGCGCGCTGGGCAACGACATCGCCGCGCTGTTCAGCAGCGACGCCGCCCTGACCGCCCGCCTGAAAGCCGCCGCGCAGGACGCGGGCGAGCACGTCTGGGAACTGCCGCTGCACCAGCCGTACCTGAAGACCTACCGCAAAGGGACGGTGGCCGACCTGAAGAACAGCGACATGCAGCCCGCCGGGGCGAGCATCAAGGCCGCGCTGTTCCTGGGGCAGTTCGTCACGCGCCCCTGGGCGCACCTGGACATCGCCGGGAACGCCACCCGCGAGGAACACGCCACCGGCTGGGGCGTCGGGACGCTCGTGGAATACGTCCTGGCGAGGTAA
- a CDS encoding mismatch-specific DNA-glycosylase encodes MPDVLRPGLTLVLVGTAPSRISAAARAYYANPGNRFWHTLHEVGLTPELLLPQEYPRLPEFGIGLTDVAKRHSGVDADLPAGAWAPDELRAKLRAHRPRLVAFTSKRGAAETLGVPTGALPYGQHPEPLEGAEVWVLPSTSPLARSHFRLDPWQALAARVQALRGNQGTPGRVTES; translated from the coding sequence GTGCCCGACGTCCTGCGGCCCGGCCTGACCCTGGTGCTCGTGGGCACCGCGCCCAGCCGCATCAGCGCCGCCGCCCGCGCGTACTACGCCAACCCCGGCAACCGCTTCTGGCACACCCTGCACGAGGTCGGCCTGACCCCGGAGCTGCTCCTCCCGCAGGAGTACCCCCGCCTGCCCGAGTTCGGCATCGGCCTGACCGACGTCGCCAAACGGCACAGCGGCGTGGATGCCGACCTGCCCGCCGGCGCCTGGGCACCGGACGAACTGCGCGCCAAGCTCCGCGCCCACCGCCCTCGGCTGGTCGCGTTCACCAGCAAACGCGGCGCCGCCGAGACGCTGGGCGTGCCCACGGGCGCCCTCCCGTACGGCCAGCACCCCGAACCCCTGGAAGGCGCCGAGGTCTGGGTGCTGCCCAGCACCAGCCCCCTGGCCCGCTCCCACTTCCGGCTGGACCCCTGGCAGGCCCTCGCCGCGCGCGTGCAGGCGCTGCGTGGGAACCAGGGCACCCCAGGCCGCGTAACGGAGTCATGA
- a CDS encoding sulfite oxidase-like oxidoreductase, which produces MLGKFFKKPADDMGGRVPPGQTLTTRFPVLTYGPTQHYRPEDVVIRITGLAEEHAFTWADLMALPQTTLTYDIHCVTHWSKLDTTWTGVRVTDLMAHIDLKPGATHVMQHSVGGYTTNLSLEDFLRPENLLAHTFDGQPLDAEHGGPLRLVVPHLYFWKSAKWLSGLEFMPGDQPGFWERNGYHMRGDPFVEERYDDD; this is translated from the coding sequence ATGCTCGGCAAGTTCTTCAAGAAACCCGCAGACGACATGGGGGGCCGCGTTCCGCCGGGGCAGACCCTCACCACCCGCTTCCCGGTCCTGACCTACGGCCCCACCCAGCACTACCGGCCCGAGGACGTCGTCATCCGCATCACGGGCCTCGCCGAGGAGCACGCCTTCACCTGGGCGGACCTGATGGCCCTGCCGCAGACCACCCTGACCTACGACATCCACTGCGTCACCCACTGGAGCAAGCTGGACACCACCTGGACCGGCGTGCGCGTCACGGACCTGATGGCGCACATCGACCTGAAACCCGGCGCGACGCACGTCATGCAGCACTCGGTCGGCGGGTACACCACCAACCTCAGCCTGGAGGACTTCCTGCGCCCGGAGAACCTGCTGGCCCACACCTTCGACGGGCAGCCGCTGGACGCCGAGCACGGCGGACCGCTCCGGCTGGTCGTGCCGCACCTGTACTTCTGGAAGAGCGCCAAGTGGCTCTCGGGCCTGGAGTTCATGCCGGGCGACCAGCCGGGCTTCTGGGAACGCAACGGGTACCACATGCGCGGCGATCCTTTCGTTGAGGAACGCTACGACGACGACTGA
- a CDS encoding GNAT family N-acetyltransferase: MIRPMLATDVPDVLALLTWMDDAPEREVFSPDARDPRELQTECEDNLCLVDVDDEGVLAYCALSPFRDGLVLEGPVSDGGHVQALLGRALAHTDGLPVYAFAAQENLPVRAALEGAGFAAMHTTDFYSAPLDRLTPHACAPAGHRIARRLPIAAYRELFKSSEDAWAGRLTWTPEQFDEHFARDDVRLVALLRGDQPVGFAELEFRPEEARADVTYLAVHPAERAQGYGLKLLALAAAEAETHPEVRTLRVRAHDHMKPARALYARAGFTHCRSIVTYMRDGDEDV; the protein is encoded by the coding sequence ATGATCCGACCCATGCTGGCCACCGATGTCCCCGACGTGCTCGCCCTGCTCACCTGGATGGACGACGCCCCCGAACGCGAGGTGTTCTCCCCCGACGCCCGCGACCCGCGCGAACTGCAGACCGAATGCGAGGACAACCTCTGCCTCGTGGACGTGGACGACGAGGGCGTCCTGGCGTACTGCGCGCTGTCCCCCTTCCGGGACGGGCTGGTGCTGGAGGGGCCGGTCAGTGACGGCGGGCACGTGCAGGCGCTGCTGGGGCGCGCGCTGGCCCACACGGACGGCCTGCCGGTGTACGCGTTCGCGGCGCAGGAGAACCTGCCGGTGCGCGCGGCGCTGGAGGGCGCGGGCTTCGCGGCGATGCACACCACCGACTTCTACAGCGCGCCGCTGGACCGCCTGACGCCGCACGCCTGCGCGCCCGCCGGGCACCGCATCGCGCGCAGGCTGCCCATCGCGGCGTACCGCGAGCTGTTCAAGTCCAGCGAGGACGCCTGGGCGGGCCGCCTGACCTGGACGCCCGAGCAGTTCGACGAGCACTTCGCGCGGGACGACGTGCGGCTGGTGGCGCTGCTGCGCGGGGATCAGCCGGTGGGGTTCGCGGAACTGGAATTCCGCCCCGAGGAGGCCCGCGCGGACGTCACGTACCTCGCGGTGCATCCCGCCGAGCGCGCCCAGGGTTACGGCCTGAAGCTGCTGGCGCTGGCCGCCGCCGAGGCCGAAACCCACCCGGAGGTCCGCACGCTGCGGGTCCGCGCGCACGACCACATGAAACCCGCCCGCGCCCTGTACGCCCGCGCGGGCTTCACGCACTGCCGCAGCATCGTGACGTACATGCGCGACGGCGACGAGGACGTGTAA
- a CDS encoding Asp23/Gls24 family envelope stress response protein, producing the protein MNGSIQITEAALASLIGLTAHEIPGVVGMAPSNLKEGLSRVLGRANVSDGVVISRDGAKYVADLYVVVAYGVSIPTVARNIVERVEHTVKTQAGIDLSAARVHAVGVQRV; encoded by the coding sequence GTGAACGGTTCCATTCAAATCACCGAGGCGGCCCTGGCCTCACTGATCGGGCTGACCGCCCATGAGATCCCGGGTGTGGTCGGCATGGCCCCCAGCAACCTCAAGGAGGGCCTCAGCCGCGTGCTGGGCCGCGCGAACGTCAGCGACGGCGTCGTGATCAGCCGCGACGGCGCGAAGTACGTGGCGGACCTGTACGTGGTCGTCGCGTACGGCGTGAGCATCCCCACCGTGGCGCGCAATATCGTGGAGCGCGTGGAACACACCGTGAAGACCCAGGCGGGCATCGACCTGAGCGCTGCGCGCGTGCACGCCGTGGGGGTGCAGCGTGTCTGA
- a CDS encoding DAK2 domain-containing protein codes for MLRYATDWLGVYREQVNALNVYPVPDGDTGTNMHLTMQSVRRELDTCDESSMPGVARAISYGALLGARGNSGVILSQLLKGFAEVIKDQQVVDAATLGRAFQAAQKTGYGAVMKPVEGTILTVARGVAEGAKGDHIEDVLENALFKGQELLDQTPEMLPALKQAGVIDSGGQGYLYVVQGMLAQLRGEALPPAPEITSYAQEQFENEEFGFCTEFLMSEATKPIEEIRELVTPFGDSLLVVGAEGYVKGHIHTNEPDQLLATVGRYGKMLKTKVEDMSEQHTEILGMAGATARAEEEIAPTGLVAVASGYGLVKLFRGFGARIVSGGQTANPSVQDIVDAVRSVSAEKVIILPNNKNVLMAAEKAMELMEGRAVVIPTRTLGQGIGAALNFSPDVPAEDLVDGMTEASRAVTTFEVTRASRTTNITVKDGRTLDIKEGDVIGLMDDELVQSGGTPEDSVLEMLGRHYQGQEIITVFGGPQHTQEDLDALAGRIGKEFSMAEVEAHPGGPDLYDYLVTLE; via the coding sequence ATGCTGCGCTACGCGACCGACTGGCTGGGCGTGTACCGCGAGCAGGTGAACGCCCTGAACGTCTACCCCGTCCCGGACGGCGACACCGGCACGAACATGCACCTGACCATGCAGTCCGTGCGCCGCGAACTGGACACCTGCGACGAGAGCAGCATGCCCGGCGTGGCCCGCGCGATCAGCTACGGCGCGCTGCTGGGCGCCCGCGGGAACAGCGGCGTGATCCTCTCGCAGCTGCTCAAGGGCTTCGCGGAGGTCATCAAGGACCAGCAGGTCGTGGACGCCGCCACGCTGGGCCGCGCGTTCCAGGCGGCGCAGAAGACCGGGTACGGCGCCGTCATGAAGCCCGTGGAGGGCACCATCCTGACGGTCGCGCGCGGCGTGGCCGAAGGGGCGAAAGGTGACCACATCGAGGACGTGCTGGAAAACGCCCTGTTCAAGGGTCAGGAGCTGCTGGACCAGACGCCCGAGATGCTCCCGGCGCTGAAGCAGGCGGGCGTGATCGACAGCGGCGGCCAGGGGTACCTGTACGTCGTGCAGGGCATGCTCGCGCAGCTGCGCGGCGAGGCGCTGCCCCCCGCGCCGGAGATCACCAGCTACGCGCAGGAGCAGTTCGAGAACGAGGAATTCGGCTTCTGCACCGAGTTCCTCATGAGCGAGGCCACCAAGCCCATCGAGGAGATCCGTGAACTGGTCACGCCGTTCGGGGACAGCCTGCTCGTCGTGGGCGCCGAGGGGTACGTGAAGGGCCACATCCACACCAACGAGCCCGATCAGCTGCTCGCCACGGTGGGCCGCTACGGGAAGATGCTCAAGACGAAGGTCGAGGACATGAGCGAGCAGCACACCGAGATTCTCGGCATGGCCGGCGCGACTGCCCGCGCCGAGGAGGAGATCGCGCCGACGGGTCTGGTGGCGGTCGCCAGCGGGTACGGGCTGGTGAAACTGTTCCGGGGCTTCGGGGCGCGGATCGTGTCCGGCGGCCAGACCGCGAACCCCAGCGTGCAGGACATCGTGGACGCCGTCCGGTCGGTCAGCGCCGAGAAGGTCATCATCCTGCCGAACAACAAGAACGTCCTGATGGCCGCCGAGAAGGCCATGGAACTCATGGAGGGCCGCGCGGTCGTCATCCCCACCCGCACGCTGGGCCAGGGCATCGGCGCGGCGCTGAACTTCAGCCCCGACGTGCCCGCCGAGGATCTGGTGGACGGCATGACCGAGGCGTCCCGCGCCGTCACGACCTTCGAGGTGACCCGCGCCAGCCGCACCACGAACATCACCGTGAAGGACGGCCGCACCCTGGACATCAAGGAAGGCGACGTGATCGGCCTGATGGACGACGAACTCGTCCAGAGCGGCGGCACCCCCGAGGACAGCGTCCTGGAAATGCTGGGCCGCCACTACCAGGGGCAGGAGATCATCACTGTGTTCGGCGGCCCGCAGCACACCCAGGAGGACCTCGACGCCCTGGCAGGGCGGATCGGGAAGGAATTCAGCATGGCCGAGGTCGAGGCGCACCCCGGCGGGCCGGACCTGTACGACTACCTCGTCACGCTGGAATGA